A single genomic interval of Parvularcula marina harbors:
- a CDS encoding TonB-dependent receptor encodes MPQAENDEPGDVIVVTARRREESLQDVPGSVTAIGGDDLATFAADEIGDIQTSVPNLTLHEGDAQNTVAYIRGVGQLDSLAFADPGVGIYLDDVYLGRAQGSFLDVFDLERIEVLRGPQGTLYGRNTIGGAIKFVSRKPTETPEFTASATYGSYDRLDLKAGISGPISGDTLLGKASIGYFRRDGFADNSVDGQDDGDKDTLAWRGTLLARPAENWEFELTTDGSKDTPDTSRTPARETSVFGLFDPNEDPFEIDADFNDLSDLSVWGVSARATWEASPSVTISSITAYREMEYDAHLDLDATASPIFGVFVFEDQNQFSQEFQLTYEGDRLAVVGGLYAFVEEDVTESGIFGPDIAFVSNSINDQKTTAYAIYADGTYDLTERLSVSAGLRLTQEEKEFARVQEFFDAATPLVPQIGQGARATDIDTDTDFDNVSPRVSVSYEFNADLTAYGSISRGFKSGGFDGRSNTDLEALPFDAETLTAYEAGLKGRFWDGRGNGSIAVFYNDYQDLQVSSFTADDMGGFAALFTNAAEAEIFGVELESSVRATDNLRLDLALGYLDASYAEFIGENGQDVSGDLTPANSPDWTGRLGAEYRRDLSTDTELVVAAAAAYRGDVYPTVSSSEILKQDSYTLVDASIGLEFQDGKYSLRLAGRNLTDERYRTQGFDLSDSLGYQLGYYGAPRTYSITAGVRY; translated from the coding sequence ATGCCGCAGGCTGAAAATGACGAACCGGGCGACGTCATCGTCGTCACGGCCCGTCGGCGTGAAGAGAGCCTTCAGGATGTTCCGGGGTCAGTGACGGCCATTGGGGGGGACGATCTCGCCACCTTCGCGGCGGATGAGATCGGCGATATACAGACCAGTGTGCCGAACCTGACCCTTCATGAGGGCGATGCGCAGAACACCGTCGCCTATATCCGCGGGGTCGGTCAGCTAGACAGCCTTGCCTTCGCGGACCCCGGCGTCGGGATCTATCTCGACGACGTCTATCTCGGCCGTGCGCAGGGCTCATTCCTCGATGTCTTCGACCTCGAGCGGATCGAAGTCCTGCGCGGGCCGCAAGGGACACTATACGGACGAAATACGATTGGCGGGGCGATCAAATTCGTCTCCCGCAAGCCGACCGAGACGCCGGAATTCACCGCCTCCGCGACCTATGGCAGCTATGACCGGCTGGATCTGAAAGCCGGGATCAGTGGCCCGATCTCGGGCGACACACTGCTGGGCAAGGCCTCGATCGGCTATTTCCGCCGTGACGGGTTCGCCGATAACAGTGTCGACGGGCAGGATGACGGGGATAAGGACACGCTCGCATGGCGCGGCACGCTGCTCGCGCGGCCTGCGGAGAACTGGGAATTCGAGCTGACCACGGATGGCTCGAAGGATACGCCTGACACTTCCCGTACCCCGGCGCGCGAAACCAGCGTATTCGGCCTCTTCGATCCAAACGAAGACCCCTTTGAGATTGATGCCGATTTCAACGATCTCAGCGATCTTTCCGTATGGGGCGTATCCGCCCGGGCAACTTGGGAAGCCTCCCCGTCGGTGACGATCAGCTCGATCACTGCCTATCGCGAGATGGAATATGATGCGCATCTCGATCTTGATGCGACGGCGAGCCCGATCTTCGGTGTCTTTGTCTTTGAGGACCAGAACCAGTTCAGCCAGGAATTCCAGCTGACCTATGAAGGCGACCGACTCGCTGTCGTCGGTGGGCTCTATGCCTTCGTTGAAGAAGACGTCACTGAATCCGGCATTTTTGGACCGGACATCGCTTTCGTCTCGAATTCCATCAACGACCAGAAAACCACCGCTTACGCTATTTATGCGGACGGCACTTATGATCTCACCGAGCGCTTGAGCGTCAGTGCGGGCCTGCGCCTGACACAGGAAGAGAAAGAGTTCGCGCGCGTTCAGGAGTTCTTTGATGCGGCAACCCCGCTGGTCCCGCAGATCGGACAGGGCGCCCGCGCAACTGATATCGATACGGACACGGATTTTGACAATGTCTCGCCCCGTGTCTCGGTCAGCTATGAGTTCAATGCGGATCTGACGGCATATGGTTCGATCAGCCGCGGCTTCAAAAGCGGCGGATTTGACGGCCGGTCGAATACCGACCTTGAAGCCCTGCCCTTCGATGCCGAGACCCTCACCGCCTACGAAGCGGGCCTCAAGGGCCGGTTCTGGGACGGTCGCGGCAATGGCAGCATCGCGGTCTTCTATAATGACTATCAGGACCTGCAGGTCTCAAGCTTTACTGCCGACGATATGGGCGGGTTCGCCGCCCTCTTCACCAATGCCGCCGAGGCCGAAATCTTCGGTGTCGAGCTCGAAAGCTCGGTCCGCGCAACTGATAATCTGCGGCTCGATCTGGCGCTCGGCTATCTTGATGCATCCTATGCTGAGTTTATCGGCGAGAACGGACAGGATGTCTCGGGCGATTTAACCCCGGCGAACAGCCCGGACTGGACCGGCCGTCTGGGAGCTGAATACCGCCGTGATCTGTCCACCGACACGGAGTTGGTCGTGGCCGCCGCGGCAGCCTATCGCGGAGATGTCTATCCGACCGTCAGCTCGAGCGAGATCCTGAAACAGGATAGCTACACGCTGGTCGATGCCTCGATCGGTCTTGAATTCCAGGACGGCAAATATTCGCTGCGGCTCGCCGGGCGGAACCTGACGGATGAGAGATATCGCACACAAGGCTTCGATCTCTCCGACAGCCTCGGCTATCAGCTTGGCTATTACGGTGCGCCGCGCACCTACAGCATCACCGCCGGCGTCCGCTACTAG
- a CDS encoding alpha/beta hydrolase has product MGIDKETRDVVRDIAAYPALAKGDPDINKIRAAYNEVFAAWTAPSLVPTEEHWIEEDRITSLVIRPLNKAAGAGTIVFVHGGGWSLGTALCYAPLGRHLAGISGMTVILPDFPQSPEAPFPAAFDALRDWLAAKLHDADEPYFLSGDSAGATLSAVLSQEDGIAGHLAGQGLLYPVTDLRLDARYRSRRRFGSGKYFLTTDGIIGAAMMYLGTSGDANDPRISPILQEDVSASPPTFFLFPEYDPLRDEGEAYAQKLKKAGVQTEIRIARHTIHGCASFSGRIPAGRVGMEQMATIFQEWATV; this is encoded by the coding sequence GTGGGGATCGACAAAGAGACGCGCGATGTCGTCCGCGACATCGCCGCCTACCCCGCGCTGGCGAAAGGCGACCCGGATATAAACAAGATCCGCGCCGCCTATAATGAGGTTTTCGCCGCATGGACGGCGCCATCACTCGTGCCGACTGAGGAGCACTGGATCGAGGAAGACAGGATCACGAGCCTCGTCATCCGTCCTCTGAACAAAGCTGCAGGCGCCGGAACAATCGTCTTCGTTCATGGTGGCGGCTGGTCACTCGGCACAGCGCTCTGCTATGCGCCGCTTGGACGGCATCTGGCCGGGATCTCCGGCATGACGGTAATCCTGCCTGACTTCCCGCAAAGCCCGGAGGCGCCCTTCCCGGCTGCCTTCGATGCGCTGCGCGATTGGCTGGCCGCGAAATTACATGATGCTGATGAGCCCTACTTCCTTTCAGGGGACAGTGCGGGCGCGACTCTCTCGGCTGTGCTCAGCCAGGAAGATGGCATCGCTGGCCATCTGGCCGGACAGGGGCTTCTTTATCCGGTGACGGATCTTCGGCTGGATGCGCGGTATCGTTCGCGGCGGCGGTTCGGCTCTGGCAAATATTTCCTGACGACGGACGGGATCATCGGTGCAGCCATGATGTATCTGGGCACCAGCGGCGATGCGAATGATCCGCGCATTTCGCCCATCCTGCAGGAGGACGTCTCGGCGAGCCCGCCGACCTTCTTCCTGTTCCCTGAATATGACCCCTTACGCGATGAGGGCGAAGCCTATGCCCAGAAGCTCAAAAAGGCCGGGGTGCAAACTGAGATCAGAATCGCGCGCCACACTATCCATGGCTGCGCATCCTTCAGCGGGCGCATTCCTGCTGGTCGGGTCGGCATGGAGCAGATGGCAACAATTTTTCAGGAATGGGCCACAGTCTGA
- a CDS encoding LL-diaminopimelate aminotransferase, translated as MHDFHALRRLPPYVFSEVNKMKAAARKAGRDVIDLGMGNPDLPTPDFIVDKLCDVVSDPKTHRYSASKGIPGLRAAQARYYQRRFDVKLDPETQVVATLGSKEGFANMASAITAPGDVILAPNPSYPIHAFGFIMAGGVMRALPAAPTEEVFREAEKAVKYSVPKPIAMVLNYPANPTAYVASRDFYREAVRFAKKHELFILSDLAYAEIYFGEPPCSILEIDGAMDVAVEFTSVSKTFSMPGWRIGFAVGNETLIAALTRIKSYLDYGAFTPIQVAAIAALDHSEECGQQVREVYRKRLDVLIDTFGRAGWTIPRPDASMFAWAPIPEVFGSDSLEFSKHLLEAGDVAVSPGVGFGERGEGFVRVALVENEQRIRQAAKGVAKALSQ; from the coding sequence ATGCACGACTTTCACGCCCTTCGCCGCCTGCCTCCTTACGTCTTTTCCGAAGTGAACAAGATGAAAGCAGCGGCGCGTAAAGCGGGCCGTGACGTCATCGATCTCGGCATGGGCAATCCCGACCTGCCGACCCCGGACTTTATCGTCGACAAGCTCTGTGATGTGGTGAGCGATCCCAAGACCCACCGCTATTCGGCCTCAAAGGGCATTCCGGGGCTGCGGGCCGCGCAGGCCCGCTATTACCAGCGGCGCTTCGATGTGAAGCTGGATCCCGAAACTCAGGTCGTCGCGACGCTCGGCTCGAAAGAAGGCTTTGCCAATATGGCCTCGGCGATCACGGCGCCGGGCGATGTCATCCTTGCGCCAAACCCGTCCTATCCGATCCATGCCTTCGGCTTCATCATGGCCGGCGGGGTGATGCGCGCTCTGCCCGCCGCCCCGACGGAAGAGGTCTTCCGCGAGGCAGAGAAGGCGGTCAAATATTCCGTTCCCAAACCGATTGCCATGGTGCTGAACTATCCGGCGAACCCGACCGCCTATGTCGCGAGCCGGGACTTCTACCGTGAGGCCGTGCGGTTCGCGAAAAAGCATGAGCTCTTCATCCTCTCGGACCTTGCCTATGCGGAGATCTATTTCGGCGAGCCGCCCTGCTCCATCCTTGAGATTGACGGCGCGATGGATGTCGCAGTCGAGTTCACCTCTGTCTCCAAAACCTTCTCCATGCCCGGTTGGCGGATCGGTTTTGCCGTCGGCAATGAGACGCTGATCGCTGCGCTCACGCGGATCAAATCCTATCTCGATTATGGCGCCTTCACGCCGATCCAGGTGGCCGCTATCGCCGCGCTCGACCATTCGGAGGAATGCGGCCAGCAGGTGCGAGAGGTCTACCGCAAACGGCTCGATGTCCTGATCGACACGTTTGGCAGAGCCGGCTGGACCATTCCCCGCCCGGACGCCAGCATGTTCGCCTGGGCCCCGATCCCGGAAGTCTTTGGCTCCGACAGTCTGGAATTCTCAAAGCATTTGCTCGAGGCCGGCGACGTTGCCGTCAGCCCCGGGGTGGGCTTTGGTGAGCGCGGCGAAGGCTTCGTCCGTGTAGCGCTTGTGGAGAATGAACAGCGCATCCGCCAGGCCGCAAAGGGCGTGGCAAAAGCGCTGTCGCAATAA
- a CDS encoding glycoside hydrolase family 9 protein, giving the protein MSAACAEPVGATSVDLNQHGFLPKAPKGATVITDATAPLVWQVVDASGEVLAEGESEVFGDDAASGQHVHRIDFSSLKMAGEGYVLQAGGETSVPFDIGTDVYDNLKYDALAFFYHQRASTPIEAEYVGEVWARPTAHDPDEATCYGPEDVRGNDWGGCPYTLDVSRGWYDAGDQGKYVVNGGISVWTLLNYYEWAKGAPAFMDGDVRIPEAGNGVSDLLDEARWEMEFMLAMQVPEGTTLRLPRGNQYRNLEALVFNEVDASGMAHHKMADEYWTALPTPPHEDPATRYLHYPSTAASLNLAATAAQCARIWQGLDGAFAARCLDAAERAYAAAKRLPDIFPITVTDGGSGGYGDGQLEDEFYWAATELYLATGKPSYEEDMRGSKYFLSMPGVANGRDISWGSVDVLGTLSLLVADSDLSAEEIELVQSRLFETADRFAAEAEAEGYGVPFSRSYNWGSNGDMSNRGIILAYAYNLTGKDEYFKALTGVLDYLLGRNPLKQSYVAGYGENPMKAPHHRFWLRVLDEDLPPPPPGALAGGPNGTNAPDEVIQELKEQGCVMQTCYADDYRAYSLNEVAINWNAPFFWVAAAYDRLTSED; this is encoded by the coding sequence ATGAGCGCGGCCTGCGCCGAACCTGTGGGCGCGACTTCGGTGGATCTCAACCAGCATGGCTTCCTGCCTAAAGCGCCCAAGGGGGCGACTGTCATCACCGACGCGACGGCACCGCTCGTCTGGCAGGTTGTAGATGCGTCGGGCGAGGTGCTGGCCGAAGGCGAGAGCGAGGTCTTCGGCGATGACGCGGCCTCGGGTCAGCATGTCCACCGGATCGATTTCTCCTCCCTGAAGATGGCGGGGGAGGGCTATGTCCTTCAGGCGGGCGGAGAGACTAGCGTGCCGTTTGATATCGGTACGGATGTTTATGACAACCTGAAATATGATGCGCTGGCCTTCTTCTATCACCAGCGGGCGAGCACACCGATTGAGGCTGAATATGTCGGCGAGGTCTGGGCTCGCCCGACCGCGCATGACCCGGACGAGGCGACCTGTTACGGACCAGAAGACGTGCGCGGCAATGACTGGGGCGGTTGTCCTTATACGCTCGATGTCTCACGCGGCTGGTACGATGCGGGGGATCAGGGGAAATATGTCGTCAATGGCGGCATCTCAGTCTGGACCCTACTTAATTATTATGAATGGGCGAAGGGCGCACCGGCCTTCATGGACGGCGACGTCCGTATCCCCGAGGCGGGCAATGGCGTTAGCGATCTGCTCGATGAGGCCCGCTGGGAGATGGAGTTCATGCTGGCCATGCAGGTGCCTGAAGGAACGACGCTCAGACTGCCGCGGGGTAATCAGTACCGGAACCTTGAAGCGCTCGTATTCAATGAAGTTGATGCCTCCGGCATGGCGCATCACAAAATGGCGGATGAGTACTGGACGGCGTTACCGACCCCGCCGCATGAGGACCCTGCAACCCGTTATCTACATTATCCGTCGACTGCCGCCTCTCTCAATCTGGCAGCAACGGCGGCGCAATGTGCCCGGATATGGCAGGGGCTCGACGGTGCCTTTGCAGCCAGATGCCTTGATGCAGCAGAGCGCGCCTATGCGGCGGCCAAGCGCCTGCCGGATATTTTCCCGATCACTGTCACCGATGGCGGTAGTGGCGGTTATGGTGATGGTCAGTTGGAGGACGAATTCTACTGGGCCGCGACAGAGCTTTATCTGGCGACAGGCAAACCCTCTTATGAGGAGGATATGCGCGGCTCGAAATATTTCCTCTCCATGCCGGGCGTGGCGAATGGCCGGGATATAAGCTGGGGCTCGGTCGATGTGCTCGGCACGCTCTCGCTGCTGGTTGCGGATAGCGATCTGTCAGCGGAGGAAATCGAATTGGTGCAATCCCGGCTGTTCGAGACCGCGGATCGTTTTGCGGCTGAGGCCGAGGCGGAAGGTTATGGCGTGCCGTTCTCCCGCAGCTATAATTGGGGCTCGAATGGTGACATGTCGAACCGGGGTATCATCCTTGCCTATGCCTATAATCTGACGGGCAAGGATGAATATTTCAAAGCCTTGACAGGGGTTCTCGATTATCTGCTGGGGCGGAACCCCCTGAAGCAGTCCTATGTCGCGGGCTATGGCGAGAACCCGATGAAGGCGCCGCATCACCGGTTCTGGCTGCGTGTCCTTGATGAGGACCTGCCGCCGCCGCCGCCTGGTGCGCTGGCCGGTGGTCCCAATGGCACGAATGCGCCCGATGAAGTCATTCAGGAACTCAAAGAGCAAGGCTGCGTGATGCAGACCTGCTATGCTGATGATTATCGCGCCTATTCGCTGAACGAGGTCGCGATCAACTGGAACGCACCCTTCTTCTGGGTAGCGGCAGCCTATGACCGTCTGACCTCGGAAGACTAG
- a CDS encoding sugar porter family MFS transporter, whose protein sequence is MPFVILISVVATIGGFLFGFDSGVINGTVDGLQIAFNSDSVGTGFNVASMLLGCAAGALLAGTLSDLFGRRTMMIVAAIFFIVSAWGSGIANSSGEFIIYRVIGGFAVGAASVMAPAYISEVAPAKYRGRLSSIQQVAIIFGLFLAFLSNFLIAGAAGASTNEWLGGYEAWRWMFWVELIPAGVFLVALLFIPESPRFLVARDKEDKALGILQKVSGLVRGQQKVDEIKDSLANDHKPRITDIFGGAAVLKPIVWVGIGLAVFQQLVGINVIFYYGAVLWQAAGFSESDALMQNVLSGGLSIGAVIVGLLVIDRIGRKPMLAIGSLGMAVTLGLVAYAFSTGTAYFDGDVIAAGTQLANGTVYEVETVLEGNIVDLTPEMGQLALYAALAYVMFFNFSWGPVMWVMLGEMFPNQLRGSGLAVAGLFQWLANFLITMTFPIMLAAKGFGLVGAYGVYCVGAIVSFLFVIWAVKETKGKELEDMTDH, encoded by the coding sequence ATGCCATTCGTCATCCTGATCAGTGTCGTCGCCACGATTGGCGGCTTCCTCTTTGGCTTTGATAGCGGCGTCATCAACGGCACCGTCGATGGCCTGCAGATCGCATTCAATTCCGACAGCGTCGGCACCGGCTTCAACGTCGCCTCGATGCTGCTCGGCTGTGCCGCAGGCGCCCTTCTCGCCGGGACACTCTCCGACCTTTTCGGACGCCGGACCATGATGATCGTCGCGGCGATCTTCTTCATTGTCTCAGCATGGGGCTCAGGCATCGCAAACAGCTCTGGCGAGTTCATTATCTACAGGGTGATCGGCGGCTTCGCCGTCGGCGCGGCCAGCGTCATGGCCCCAGCCTATATTTCGGAAGTCGCCCCGGCAAAATATCGCGGCCGGCTCTCCTCGATCCAGCAGGTCGCCATCATTTTCGGCCTCTTCCTCGCCTTCCTGTCCAACTTCCTGATTGCCGGTGCCGCAGGCGCATCGACCAATGAATGGCTCGGCGGCTACGAAGCATGGCGCTGGATGTTCTGGGTAGAACTCATTCCGGCCGGCGTCTTCCTCGTCGCCCTCCTCTTTATCCCGGAAAGCCCGCGCTTCCTCGTCGCCCGCGATAAGGAAGACAAGGCGCTCGGCATCCTGCAGAAAGTCTCGGGCCTCGTCCGCGGCCAGCAGAAGGTCGATGAGATCAAGGACTCGTTGGCGAACGATCACAAGCCGCGTATCACGGACATTTTTGGCGGCGCGGCAGTCCTCAAACCCATCGTCTGGGTCGGGATCGGCCTTGCTGTCTTCCAGCAACTCGTCGGCATCAACGTCATCTTCTATTATGGCGCGGTGCTCTGGCAGGCCGCCGGCTTCAGCGAAAGCGACGCTCTGATGCAGAACGTCCTCTCGGGCGGTCTGTCGATCGGTGCCGTGATTGTCGGCCTCCTGGTTATTGACCGGATCGGCCGTAAGCCGATGCTGGCCATCGGCTCACTCGGCATGGCGGTCACGCTCGGTCTGGTTGCGTACGCATTCTCGACGGGCACGGCCTATTTCGACGGTGATGTCATCGCTGCGGGCACACAGCTCGCCAACGGCACTGTCTATGAGGTGGAAACCGTCCTTGAAGGGAACATCGTCGATCTGACCCCGGAAATGGGTCAGCTCGCCCTTTATGCCGCGCTTGCCTATGTGATGTTCTTCAACTTCTCATGGGGCCCGGTCATGTGGGTGATGCTGGGCGAGATGTTCCCGAACCAGCTTCGGGGCTCTGGCCTCGCCGTCGCAGGTCTCTTCCAGTGGCTTGCGAACTTCCTGATCACCATGACCTTCCCGATCATGCTGGCCGCCAAAGGCTTCGGCCTGGTCGGCGCCTATGGCGTCTACTGTGTCGGCGCGATCGTCTCATTCCTCTTCGTCATCTGGGCCGTCAAGGAAACCAAAGGCAAAGAGCTAGAGGACATGACGGATCACTGA